The sequence CATCCCAATTGTGGTGTATGTACCAGCTTTAGCTTTCAGTCAAGTTACTGGCATAAACCTGCATCTGATCACGCCTTTGATATGCATTGTTTGCACCTTCTATACTACAGTAGGAGGACTACGAGCCGTCGTTTGGACAGACACACTGCAGTTTATAATGATGATTGGAGCAACGCTAGCTATCATATCCCTCGGGCTCGTCAGTGTGGGAGGTTTCACCCACGTCTGGGAAGCAGCAGAACAAGGTGGACGCTTGGTGTTTTTCAAGTGAGTCACATTGTTGTGACACAGATTCATAGCATTTAATATTGCTATTTTTCAGCATGAATCCCGATCCTTTTATACGTTCATCGTTCTGGACGGTTACTTTAGGGCTATCCACCATATGGATCGGAACTTTGGGAGTAAGCCAAGGTTGCATTCAACGATTCCTCGCTGTTCCTGActtgaaaatagccaagaagacTCTGATCATCTTCACTGGTGGGATGATCTTTATCAAAAGCTGTTCTTGCTTTATGGGATTACTAATGTATGCAAAGTACGAAGCGTGTGATCCATACTCAATCGGAAAAATCAACAAGTTGGATCAAATCTTACCATACTATGTGATGGATGTTGGAGCAAAAATTCCAGGACTTCCTGGATTTTTCGTGTCGGGAATTTTCTCGGCAGCACTATCAACTCTGTCATCGGTTCTTAACACACTAGCAGGAACGATCTACGAAGACTTCATTCGACACCATTTTCCAAACTCAAGTGAAAAAAACGCAAGCAAGGtgatgaaggctttggttgtaATACTCGGAATCATCGTCATTGCTCTGGTGTTTGTTGCAGAGAAAATGGGTGAAGTTATGCATATGGCCATTTCGCTGTCAGGAGTTACGTCAGGCACTCTGTTGGGATTGTTCTCATCCGGTATGCTTACCTCTACGATAAACACTAAAGGAGCCATATATGGAGCTGTCATGTCAATGATTGCAACCGGTTCAATCCTCATCGGTGCACAATTGTACCCGCAACATCCATTCATGCCGTTCCGAACCGATGGATGTGATGTTAATCTTCTTCATAATGCAACGCTAGTTTCCACACCTTTAGCAACGGTTCAAAATGATGTCCCGCGCATATTTAAACTCAGCTTTATGTACTATTCGTTGTTTGGTGTTGTGGTGTACTTTATGGTGGCATACACGGTGAGCATCATGACCGGGAGAACAGAGATCAAGGACCAGCGGTTGTTGGCACCATTCATGCGTGATCTGAAGCAATACGAGAAAGAGGAAGCACTGAGGAAACAAAATATCCATTTTACGGAGACTACCCTGATGCTGAAAGAGCTGGAAACGGGATCGAATAAAATGTAGCAATGAGGTTTTAAGGTTTTTACTGTTGAACATAAGCGGCATACATGCTAAAATCGTTATCGAGATACCTTACGCATCAAGGATTCAGTGCGGTTTTGACCGTAATAAAAGTGATAATTCGAATAATGAGATATTGTTTCCCTTTATAACAGGCATCGTGACTTCTCTCATTGACGAAACAGGCATCAACATATAATCTCTAGCCCCTTTCGCTTAACACCGGCAATATCTAATCCTTTCTTTTGCCACGTGTGCGTATTGAATATCGCCCTTACAAAATATCAACAGGAGGGTGAATTAAATAGGAAAGGCATAGCGAATCGTTTGCTTTCAACTTCGTGATGATATTGCCATTGACGTTGAACGGATTTTGAAAAGTCATGGTAAACGATATTTTATCAACACTCGTTTTTAGATGCTTTCCTTATTACCTCATACTATGTCATAGTTGTCGCGGCCGAGCGAATGGCTTtgacatccgtcgaatatctgaattatcatAGATGATATGTAATAAATTAAGAAACATTATCAGCTAAAACCACATCTGGATTTTTGTAAATTGCGATTATCTCGGAGTTAATATGAAagtcacacaaaaaaaaaacaactttattattattattataatccttattaatgaggtttttagCCCTAGGCTAGTTCACCTCAAAAACATCTTTATCTTCTATATCAAATCCACGCATCAGGCCGCATCAGAGGTACAAGGGGGTATCCTTCTGCAAGCGTGATTCTGAAATCAATAACAGCAAACAACGTAAATGTCCCTCAGGCTTTCCACCTTTTTCTTTCGCACAATTCGCATTAGAGTAAACGCATTACGTTAGAAGCCGAATGAAAATACACGAGATGTGAGTAAACGGTAGACGCGCGCTTACAACCGCGCATGCGTCCCCTTTATGTTTGGTGGTGAAAACTTCCAGTTCTCAATAAGCTGCTGGAAATTCCTTGACTGTATCGATATTTTGTCAAAAAGAAAATCGTCAAAGTGAGTACATTGTGGCAGTAAAGATACAGAAATCGTTACATTAGTGACATACTGCTATTGCTATTCATAATTACTTAGCAGACGGCACAAATATTATCTATATAAACGCTCAAactttcatttaaatttttccCCTTAATCGCTGCAACAGGATTCTCGCCAAAGGTATGAGTTGTCTGGGCGATTGCTCCGAATTGGGGCCACCGCCCGATATGATACTGTCGATGCCTCCGCCACCGTTGTCGTCGTTCCTGTTGCCACGGAATGCAATTGCACCGCGGCCGCCCAACAATTCGTTGTCCTGCATAGCGGCATTCATGTGCGAAACAACTCTTAAACCGAATGGTATGGAGTCTGGGATGGAGTTTATCGAGCTTTCAGGAAATGGTGAATAATTTATATCGATTTCTGTGCATCCGAGTGGGTCCGGTGTTAATTGTACAATTTTCTCTCATACCATACTTTTCTCGACTTGCTACGCTTGAAAACCACAACAGTAGGAATGGATGATACATGGGTTTTCGTGCTTGTTTCATCATGCGTTGGAGTTCTACTGTTGGGAGCTTTGTTGGCCATGGTTTTGATCAAATGCAGAGAGTACGAAAACATGTTTTATTGAAAGAGCCGATTGTCtaattatttttccattttcagTGCATACAACTATTCATATCATGATAGCAATTTGAAGCATCCACCTCTGTCTTCACTGAACGAGCCTCAACTAGGCTCTACCAAGTCCGGATTTATGCCGGGAACCATTCTCTATCCAACTAACCATCAGCTTCCCCAGGATAATCGTACCCTTTGGGCAACACTAACCCCACATGGCACTACGCAGCATTTCATCTCTGACTCGTACTATAACCCGGAAGATCATTACGAAGTCATCGACTACGGTCACAAGCACGAACAGTATATCCCATCGAACCAAAACACAATCGTCAAGAACAAGAACTCGTTCGAAAATTCCGGCTTTGTTGATTACGATTATGAAGACCCAACGCCTTTGATGGAATCTTACCAAAACTTTGATGACATGGACTCGGGCTACCAAGAACCGCAAGAAGTAGTTGGCTCGCTCAACCGAAATCGCTCGATCGTATCGTCTCCAACCCGTATCGAAAACCCAAACTTGGCCCCGTTGAACCTGTATCCGACGCACCGCAGCAACGGAACGCTCAATAAAAAGAATGCAACGCTCAGCCGACGCATCAGTGATATCAAGAACTAAGCACAGTGAATTGCAATACTCATATTTTTCCTTTCATACAAAGTGATAACAAACGGAGATTCCTACGAAGGAGGTACCTTCATTCGAAGAAGACAGCAGGTTCGATAGGAGACAAAACACTTTTTCGAACCGTATAATCAATAAGTATTAAATCTCGCAATCAAAATAGTACTTTTATTTTTGATCAACTTTCAGAACAAGTACGATAGAAAGATGGAATTAACTACACTAATAGAAAAAAGCCCAGCCATAAATCATATAAAGCTTACAGAAAAACGTATTTAAACGTAGGAATGCCGTTGTAATATTCTATTATATAGCTACACATTAAATGTCTACACAACTAAGAATTACTAAATCATCCCTTACCAACACTGAAGCTTGATTTCAAACTGAAATAGTTCACTGACAGCAAAAAACATACAATATACCGAATTGTGCAATAATACAGAGAATAAAACCATGGACATTACATCACAATTGAATCCTATAAGAATACGCGTGTTGTAGCAATTTAGCATTGAGATATAATATGAAATCATTGACCACTGATTTGCATCTtgatacaaaacaaaaatcgatacAATAAAGAACGATGAGTGACATTTAAACACATGATTTCTATTGAAATATCACTTATGATTCATCAGTTTAATC comes from Armigeres subalbatus isolate Guangzhou_Male chromosome 2, GZ_Asu_2, whole genome shotgun sequence and encodes:
- the LOC134217052 gene encoding sodium-coupled monocarboxylate transporter 1-like isoform X1, coding for MEKEKVLHPASSTNHIPSTTDLSVISTMITSVIGEASMIPNSAPSSTGTPYTTSTKSSTVFAIFSFGDTTSSYPAMIDKEVSSEDLNFSVFDYVIFFSMLLISTIIGVYFGFLSKVKQDNTKEYLLGGKAMSKFPISASLIATHVSGITLLGLPTELYGHGSQYWLCVIAAFPVYILMRKIYLPVFYDLQVTSVFTYLENRFDHKVRSAASFIYAFACIIYIPIVVYVPALAFSQVTGINLHLITPLICIVCTFYTTVGGLRAVVWTDTLQFIMMIGATLAIISLGLVSVGGFTHVWEAAEQGGRLVFFNMNPDPFIRSSFWTVTLGLSTIWIGTLGVSQGCIQRFLAVPDLKIAKKTLIIFTGGMIFIKSCSCFMGLLMYAKYEACDPYSIGKINKLDQILPYYVMDVGAKIPGLPGFFVSGIFSAALSTLSSVLNTLAGTIYEDFIRHHFPNSSEKNASKVMKALVVILGIIVIALVFVAEKMGEVMHMAISLSGVTSGTLLGLFSSGMLTSTINTKGAIYGAVMSMIATGSILIGAQLYPQHPFMPFRTDGCDVNLLHNATLVSTPLATVQNDVPRIFKLSFMYYSLFGVVVYFMVAYTVSIMTGRTEIKDQRLLAPFMRDLKQYEKEEALRKQNIHFTETTLMLKELETGSNKM
- the LOC134217052 gene encoding sodium-coupled monocarboxylate transporter 1-like isoform X2, which gives rise to MEKEKVLHPASSTNHIPSTTDLSVISTMITSVIGEASMIPNSAPSSTGTPYTTSTKSSTVFAIFSFGDTTSSYPAMIDKEVSSEDLNFSVFDYVIFFSMLLISTIIGVYFGFLSKVKQDNTKEYLLGGKAMSKFPISASLIATHVSGITLLGLPTELYGHGSQYWLCVIAAFPVTSVFTYLENRFDHKVRSAASFIYAFACIIYIPIVVYVPALAFSQVTGINLHLITPLICIVCTFYTTVGGLRAVVWTDTLQFIMMIGATLAIISLGLVSVGGFTHVWEAAEQGGRLVFFNMNPDPFIRSSFWTVTLGLSTIWIGTLGVSQGCIQRFLAVPDLKIAKKTLIIFTGGMIFIKSCSCFMGLLMYAKYEACDPYSIGKINKLDQILPYYVMDVGAKIPGLPGFFVSGIFSAALSTLSSVLNTLAGTIYEDFIRHHFPNSSEKNASKVMKALVVILGIIVIALVFVAEKMGEVMHMAISLSGVTSGTLLGLFSSGMLTSTINTKGAIYGAVMSMIATGSILIGAQLYPQHPFMPFRTDGCDVNLLHNATLVSTPLATVQNDVPRIFKLSFMYYSLFGVVVYFMVAYTVSIMTGRTEIKDQRLLAPFMRDLKQYEKEEALRKQNIHFTETTLMLKELETGSNKM
- the LOC134217053 gene encoding uncharacterized protein LOC134217053, whose amino-acid sequence is MFGGENFQFSISCWKFLDCIDILSKRKSSKILAKGMSCLGDCSELGPPPDMILSMPPPPLSSFLLPRNAIAPRPPNNSLSCIAAFMCETTLKPNGMESGMEFIELSGNGMDDTWVFVLVSSCVGVLLLGALLAMVLIKCRDAYNYSYHDSNLKHPPLSSLNEPQLGSTKSGFMPGTILYPTNHQLPQDNRTLWATLTPHGTTQHFISDSYYNPEDHYEVIDYGHKHEQYIPSNQNTIVKNKNSFENSGFVDYDYEDPTPLMESYQNFDDMDSGYQEPQEVVGSLNRNRSIVSSPTRIENPNLAPLNLYPTHRSNGTLNKKNATLSRRISDIKN